From Streptomyces sp. TLI_235, a single genomic window includes:
- a CDS encoding choline dehydrogenase-like flavoprotein codes for MAGTSEHYDVIVIGTGAGGGTLAHRLAPTGRRILILERGDYLPRERDNWESTAVFVKGKYRAPEFWYDKHGEAFPPEVNYYVGGNTKFYGAALFRLRPQDFGELHHHGGISPAWPIRYEDLEPYYTQAEHLYLVHGRHGEDPTEGPASAQYAYPPVQHEPRIQQLSDDLEKQGLHPFHLPIGVNLTQDGDGRATHESVCIRCNRVDGFPCLVRGKADAQVVCVDPALEHDNVTMVTGANVRRLETGPTGRSVDTVVAELADGTVAEYSADIVVVACGAVNSAALLLRSADDRHPDGLANSSGVVGRHYMRHNNLALMAVSKEPNDTQFQKTLALNDWYLGADDWEYPLGGIQMLGKSDADQIRGEAPRWAGMASPDLPFEVLAHHAVDFWLCGEDLPHPDNRVTLDADGGIHLALDEKNNVEGLRRLQHKLRQMLGRLGMHEHHLLPHSLYLHKGMPIGATAHQAGTVRFGTDPRSSALDVDCRAHDLDNLYVVDTSFFPSIGAVNPSLTAIANALRVADRIAERLA; via the coding sequence ATGGCAGGAACCAGCGAGCACTACGACGTCATCGTCATCGGCACCGGAGCGGGCGGCGGCACCCTCGCCCACCGCCTCGCCCCCACCGGCAGGCGCATCCTCATCCTGGAACGCGGCGACTACCTGCCCCGCGAGCGGGACAACTGGGAGTCCACCGCGGTCTTCGTCAAGGGCAAGTACCGCGCCCCCGAGTTCTGGTACGACAAACACGGCGAGGCGTTCCCGCCCGAGGTCAACTACTACGTCGGCGGGAACACGAAGTTCTACGGCGCCGCGCTCTTCCGCCTCCGCCCCCAGGACTTCGGCGAACTGCACCACCACGGCGGCATCTCCCCGGCCTGGCCGATCCGCTACGAGGACCTGGAGCCGTACTACACCCAGGCCGAACACCTGTACCTGGTGCACGGCCGTCACGGCGAGGACCCGACCGAGGGGCCGGCCAGTGCCCAGTACGCCTACCCGCCGGTGCAGCACGAGCCGAGGATCCAGCAGCTCAGCGACGACCTGGAGAAGCAGGGCCTGCACCCCTTCCACCTGCCCATCGGCGTGAACCTCACCCAGGACGGCGACGGCCGGGCGACCCACGAGAGCGTGTGCATCCGCTGCAACCGGGTCGACGGCTTCCCCTGCCTGGTACGGGGCAAGGCCGACGCCCAGGTCGTGTGCGTCGACCCCGCCCTGGAACACGACAACGTCACGATGGTCACCGGCGCGAACGTCCGCAGGCTCGAGACCGGCCCGACCGGCCGCAGCGTCGACACGGTGGTCGCCGAACTCGCCGACGGGACGGTCGCGGAGTACTCCGCCGACATCGTGGTGGTCGCCTGCGGTGCCGTCAACTCCGCCGCGCTGCTGCTCCGGTCGGCCGACGACAGGCATCCGGACGGCCTGGCCAACAGCTCCGGCGTGGTGGGCCGCCACTACATGCGGCACAACAACCTCGCCCTGATGGCGGTCTCCAAGGAGCCCAACGACACGCAGTTCCAGAAGACCCTCGCCCTGAACGACTGGTACCTGGGCGCGGACGACTGGGAGTACCCGCTCGGCGGCATCCAGATGCTCGGCAAGTCCGACGCCGACCAGATCCGGGGCGAGGCGCCGCGCTGGGCGGGCATGGCCTCGCCCGACCTGCCCTTCGAGGTGCTCGCCCACCACGCGGTGGACTTCTGGCTCTGCGGCGAGGACCTTCCGCACCCCGACAACCGCGTCACCCTGGACGCGGACGGCGGCATCCACCTCGCCCTGGACGAGAAGAACAACGTCGAAGGGCTGAGGAGGCTGCAGCACAAGCTCCGCCAGATGCTCGGCCGGCTCGGCATGCACGAGCACCACCTGCTGCCGCACAGCCTGTACCTGCACAAGGGCATGCCGATCGGCGCCACCGCCCACCAGGCCGGCACCGTACGCTTCGGCACCGACCCGCGGAGCTCGGCCCTCGACGTCGACTGCCGGGCCCACGACCTCGACAACCTCTACGTCGTGGACACGAGCTTCTTCCCGAGCATCGGCGCGGTGAACCCGTCGCTGACGGCCATCGCCAACGCCCTGCGGGTCGCCGACCGCATCGCCGAGCGCCTCGCCTGA
- a CDS encoding glucose 1-dehydrogenase — protein MASAADGQRWPMPQLLKGQKALVTGANSGIGRATAIGLGRAGADVVVNYVFGPETADDVVREIKSFGVEAYAHQADVSEEDQVVGMVGRMVEEFGTIDIMVANAGLQRDAAIADMTVEQWHKVLDVNLTGQFLCAREAAKEFVRRGVVPEVSRSAGKIICMSSVHQIIPWSGHVNYAASKGGVLMLMQTLAQELAPKGIRVNAVGPGAIRTPINKSAWDTPEAETALLQLIPYRRVGDPEDIADAVTLLASDLMDYVVGTTLYVDGGMTLFPGFATGG, from the coding sequence GTGGCTTCAGCGGCGGATGGGCAGCGGTGGCCGATGCCGCAGCTCCTCAAGGGGCAGAAGGCGCTGGTGACGGGAGCCAACTCCGGTATCGGCCGGGCGACCGCGATCGGTCTGGGCCGGGCGGGCGCGGACGTGGTCGTCAACTACGTCTTCGGCCCGGAGACGGCGGACGACGTCGTCCGGGAGATCAAGTCGTTCGGGGTGGAGGCCTACGCCCACCAGGCCGACGTCTCCGAGGAGGACCAGGTCGTCGGGATGGTCGGGCGGATGGTCGAGGAGTTCGGCACGATCGACATCATGGTGGCCAACGCCGGGCTGCAGCGGGACGCCGCCATCGCCGACATGACGGTCGAGCAGTGGCACAAGGTGCTGGACGTCAATCTCACCGGCCAGTTCCTCTGCGCCCGCGAGGCCGCGAAGGAATTCGTCCGCCGCGGCGTCGTCCCCGAGGTCTCCCGCTCCGCCGGCAAGATCATCTGCATGAGCTCCGTCCACCAGATCATCCCCTGGTCGGGCCATGTGAACTACGCCGCGTCCAAGGGCGGCGTCCTGATGCTGATGCAGACCCTCGCCCAGGAGCTCGCCCCGAAGGGGATCCGGGTGAACGCCGTCGGACCGGGCGCCATCCGCACCCCGATCAACAAGTCCGCCTGGGACACGCCGGAGGCCGAGACGGCCCTGCTGCAGCTGATCCCCTACCGGCGGGTCGGCGACCCCGAGGACATCGCCGACGCAGTGACCCTGCTGGCCTCCGACCTCATGGACTACGTGGTCGGGACCACGCTGTACGTCGACGGTGGGATGACCCTCTTCCCCGGCTTCGCCACCGGAGGCTGA
- a CDS encoding cytochrome bd-I ubiquinol oxidase subunit 1 apoprotein has product MSAVAALLADSTPAQLLPAREMMAFTLASHIMLVPFGVALPFITLVMHHRGLKRNDPVALLLARRWSAVMAVQFAIGIVTGTVLSLEFGLLWPGMMGRWGDVFGLGFGVEAWAFFLEAILIAIYLYGWRRLKPRTHFWLGAPLPLAALMGAFGIIAANSWMNTPQGFTLDSDGNPVDVTVQQAVFTPMFGPEYWHFVVAMFLTAGYVVAGVYAVGWLRGRRDRYHRLGFTVPFTVAAILTPIQFFLGDNIARQIYHKQPIKFAAAELVWNTGDHVPEYLFGRLQEDGTVKGGLKIPQLDSILAGFSPDTQVTGLSSVPAAGRPTATQATIVHWAFDIMATIGSLLILLALWYAWCWWRRRDLPKSRWFFRCAAVAGVASVITVECGWITTEVGRQPWIVYQYMRVSDAVTPTAAASLWTMFGIVAVVYVLIFGAFLAVLLKMRTRWRLTDSGAVTASAEGPESDTPYGPRAEHAAAATDTGREPGSEP; this is encoded by the coding sequence ATGAGCGCGGTCGCCGCCCTGCTCGCCGACTCCACGCCCGCACAGCTCCTGCCCGCGCGGGAGATGATGGCGTTCACCCTCGCCTCCCACATCATGCTCGTACCGTTCGGTGTGGCACTGCCGTTCATCACGCTGGTGATGCACCACCGCGGTTTGAAGCGCAACGACCCGGTGGCGCTCCTGCTGGCCCGTCGGTGGTCGGCCGTGATGGCCGTGCAGTTCGCCATCGGCATCGTCACCGGCACCGTGCTCTCGCTCGAGTTCGGCCTGCTGTGGCCGGGCATGATGGGCCGCTGGGGGGACGTCTTCGGCCTCGGCTTCGGCGTGGAGGCCTGGGCGTTCTTCCTGGAGGCGATCCTGATCGCCATCTACCTGTACGGCTGGCGCAGGCTGAAGCCGCGCACCCACTTCTGGCTCGGTGCGCCGCTGCCACTGGCGGCGCTGATGGGCGCGTTCGGGATCATCGCCGCGAACTCGTGGATGAACACCCCGCAGGGCTTCACCCTCGACTCGGACGGCAACCCCGTGGACGTCACCGTCCAACAGGCGGTCTTCACCCCGATGTTCGGCCCGGAGTACTGGCACTTCGTGGTCGCCATGTTCCTGACCGCCGGGTACGTCGTCGCCGGCGTGTACGCGGTGGGCTGGCTGCGAGGCCGCCGCGACCGCTACCACCGGCTCGGCTTCACCGTGCCGTTCACCGTCGCCGCGATCCTCACCCCGATCCAGTTCTTCCTCGGCGACAACATCGCCCGGCAGATCTACCACAAGCAGCCGATCAAGTTCGCCGCCGCCGAACTCGTCTGGAACACCGGCGACCACGTCCCCGAGTACCTCTTCGGCCGCCTCCAGGAGGACGGCACCGTCAAGGGCGGCCTCAAGATCCCCCAACTCGACTCCATCCTGGCCGGGTTCAGTCCCGACACCCAGGTCACCGGGCTCAGCTCGGTGCCCGCTGCCGGCCGACCCACCGCCACCCAGGCCACCATCGTGCACTGGGCCTTCGACATCATGGCCACCATCGGCAGCCTCCTCATCCTGCTCGCCCTCTGGTACGCCTGGTGCTGGTGGCGCCGCCGCGACCTGCCGAAGTCCCGCTGGTTCTTCCGCTGCGCAGCCGTTGCCGGCGTTGCCAGCGTGATCACCGTGGAGTGCGGTTGGATCACCACCGAGGTCGGCCGCCAGCCCTGGATCGTCTACCAGTACATGCGGGTCTCCGACGCCGTGACCCCCACTGCGGCCGCCTCGCTGTGGACGATGTTCGGCATCGTCGCCGTCGTCTACGTTCTGATCTTCGGTGCGTTCCTCGCCGTGCTGCTCAAGATGCGCACCCGCTGGCGCCTGACCGACTCCGGTGCCGTCACGGCATCCGCCGAGGGGCCCGAGAGCGACACCCCGTACGGCCCGCGCGCCGAACACGCCGCCGCGGCCACGGACACCGGCCGCGAACCGGGGAGCGAGCCGTGA
- a CDS encoding gluconate kinase (SKI family), translated as MEHHGHGRTVVVVMGVSGAGKSTVGGRLAHRLGVPFTEGDDLHPQANIARMTAGSALGDADRGPWLDAVADVIRQTSLTPTGGVISCSALKRRYRDILRAAGPGVFFLHLALTPAEARARLSRRHGHFMPSALLGSQYQALEPLQADEPGVTLDADGDPETILRQAEAAIARFEDPDGR; from the coding sequence GTGGAACATCACGGACACGGCCGCACCGTCGTCGTGGTCATGGGCGTCTCGGGAGCCGGTAAGAGCACGGTGGGCGGGCGGCTCGCCCACCGACTCGGCGTCCCGTTCACGGAGGGCGACGACCTCCACCCCCAGGCGAACATCGCCAGGATGACCGCCGGGTCCGCGCTGGGGGACGCCGACCGCGGACCATGGCTGGACGCCGTCGCCGACGTCATCCGGCAGACATCCCTCACCCCCACCGGAGGGGTGATCAGCTGTTCGGCCCTCAAGCGCCGCTACCGCGACATCCTCCGCGCGGCCGGCCCCGGCGTCTTCTTCCTGCATCTCGCGCTCACCCCGGCCGAGGCCCGCGCCCGCCTCTCGCGTCGCCACGGCCACTTCATGCCGAGCGCGTTGCTCGGCTCCCAGTACCAGGCGCTCGAACCCCTGCAGGCCGATGAACCCGGCGTGACACTGGACGCGGACGGCGACCCCGAGACGATTCTGCGTCAGGCCGAGGCCGCCATCGCCCGGTTCGAGGACCCCGACGGACGGTGA
- a CDS encoding putative membrane protein — MTTWAARFRLRQYAKASLWIVPLFGLVLGVALAEAATAADGASWLPKTWDYSATTAGSVLSSVVGSMIALLGFVVTIGVLVIQQATGTLSPRYMRLWYRDRLQKAVLATFTGTFSFAYTLLRSIESDSVPNLGVTLAGIAVSVSLLLLLIYLNRFTHNLRPVAIADLVGRMGENVLHRAAARVREAAVPEPGPLLPGGSVTRVRTERGGVIQAFDAAGLVSLAARHDGVLAMAHVVGDFVSPGAVVLEVHGTTSAPDPREVAGRLALGAERTIEQDPAFALRILVDIAIRALSPAVNDPTTAVQVLNHVETFLHAVGRVGLRGHYVLGDGGGRPRPVVPGRAWEDYLRLAVTEIRDYGAGSVQVCRRLRAMLEGLLETLPDACLPALRAELALLADAVGREFADAPRRADAETADPQGIGGGRRPGPGGDTGS, encoded by the coding sequence ATGACGACCTGGGCGGCCAGGTTCCGGCTGCGGCAGTACGCCAAGGCCAGCCTGTGGATCGTTCCGCTGTTCGGGCTCGTGCTCGGTGTCGCGCTGGCCGAGGCCGCGACCGCCGCGGACGGGGCGTCGTGGCTGCCGAAGACCTGGGACTACTCCGCGACGACCGCGGGCAGCGTCCTCAGCTCCGTCGTCGGCTCGATGATCGCGCTGCTCGGCTTCGTCGTGACCATCGGCGTCCTGGTGATCCAGCAGGCCACCGGCACGCTGTCCCCGCGCTACATGCGGCTGTGGTACCGCGACCGGCTGCAGAAGGCCGTGCTGGCCACCTTCACCGGCACGTTCTCGTTCGCCTACACGCTGCTGCGGAGCATCGAGTCCGACTCCGTCCCCAACCTCGGCGTCACGCTGGCCGGCATCGCCGTCTCCGTCAGCCTGCTGCTCCTGCTGATCTACCTCAACCGGTTCACCCACAACCTGCGCCCGGTGGCGATCGCCGACCTGGTGGGACGGATGGGCGAGAACGTGCTGCACCGCGCCGCGGCGAGAGTCCGGGAGGCGGCCGTGCCAGAGCCCGGTCCTCTCCTGCCGGGCGGGTCGGTGACCCGGGTCCGGACCGAGCGGGGCGGGGTGATCCAGGCCTTCGACGCGGCCGGGTTGGTGTCGCTGGCGGCCCGGCACGACGGCGTCCTCGCCATGGCCCACGTGGTGGGCGACTTCGTGTCGCCCGGCGCCGTCGTCTTGGAGGTCCACGGCACCACCTCGGCACCCGACCCGCGGGAGGTGGCCGGGCGCCTGGCCCTCGGTGCGGAGCGGACCATCGAGCAGGACCCCGCGTTCGCCCTGCGCATCCTGGTCGACATCGCCATCAGGGCGCTCTCCCCCGCGGTCAACGACCCCACCACCGCGGTGCAGGTGCTCAACCACGTCGAGACGTTCCTGCACGCGGTCGGGCGGGTCGGGCTCCGCGGCCACTACGTGCTCGGCGACGGCGGCGGCCGGCCCCGGCCCGTGGTGCCGGGCCGGGCCTGGGAGGACTACCTCCGGCTCGCCGTCACGGAGATCCGCGACTACGGCGCCGGCTCGGTCCAGGTCTGCCGACGGCTCCGGGCGATGCTGGAGGGGCTCCTGGAGACCCTGCCCGACGCGTGCCTGCCGGCTCTGCGGGCCGAGCTCGCGCTGCTCGCGGACGCGGTCGGGCGGGAGTTCGCCGATGCGCCCCGCCGGGCCGACGCCGAGACGGCGGACCCGCAGGGCATCGGTGGAGGACGGCGCCCCGGCCCGGGCGGGGACACGGGTTCCTGA
- a CDS encoding subtilase family protein, whose product MPFLAAGTLDRRLFDVTSLVAQGYDDAHSDGISLIVGYDATAPRAAAAPGAGRAPKGSGTVRTLPSINGAALKVAKKQTRSTWDTVAGSAGAAAVTAAAQPVAARLSGGINRIWLDGKVHASLATSTARIGAPGAWAAGLDGTGVKVAVLDTGVDRGHPDLNGRVAQAESFVPGESVDDGNGHGTHTASTVGGSGAASDGREKGVAPGADLLIGKVLGDDGSGDDSWVIAGMEWAAAQHAKVVSMSLGGSDASDGTDPLSLAVDRLSAESGALFVVAAGNAGQEAVMGAPGAADAALTVAAVDDEDRLASFSATGPRHGDYALKPDIAAPGVDILAAKAGGTAASGYYQAMSGTSMATPHVAGAAAVLARQHPDWTGSRLKDALMSTSAPLTGTTAARSAPAGST is encoded by the coding sequence ATGCCCTTCCTCGCCGCCGGCACGCTGGACCGGCGGCTGTTCGACGTCACGTCACTTGTCGCCCAGGGCTACGACGACGCGCACAGCGACGGCATTTCGCTGATCGTCGGGTACGACGCGACCGCCCCCCGTGCGGCTGCCGCACCCGGTGCGGGGCGGGCTCCGAAGGGTTCGGGCACGGTGCGGACACTGCCCAGCATCAACGGCGCCGCTCTCAAGGTCGCCAAGAAGCAGACCAGGTCCACCTGGGACACGGTGGCCGGGTCCGCCGGCGCGGCGGCCGTGACGGCCGCGGCGCAGCCGGTCGCCGCCCGTCTGTCGGGCGGCATCAACCGGATCTGGCTGGACGGCAAGGTGCACGCCTCGCTGGCGACCAGTACCGCCCGGATCGGCGCCCCGGGAGCCTGGGCCGCAGGTCTCGACGGCACGGGAGTCAAGGTCGCCGTGCTCGACACCGGCGTCGACCGCGGCCACCCGGACCTGAACGGCCGGGTCGCGCAGGCCGAGAGCTTCGTACCGGGGGAGAGCGTCGACGACGGCAACGGCCACGGTACGCACACCGCCTCCACCGTCGGCGGCAGCGGCGCCGCCTCCGACGGCCGGGAGAAGGGTGTCGCACCCGGCGCCGACCTCCTGATCGGCAAGGTCCTGGGCGACGACGGCTCCGGTGACGACTCGTGGGTCATCGCGGGCATGGAGTGGGCCGCGGCCCAGCACGCCAAGGTGGTCAGCATGAGCCTCGGCGGCTCCGACGCCAGCGACGGCACCGACCCGCTGAGCCTGGCGGTCGACCGGCTCAGCGCGGAGAGCGGCGCGCTCTTCGTGGTCGCCGCCGGCAACGCCGGACAGGAGGCGGTGATGGGCGCGCCCGGTGCCGCCGACGCGGCCCTGACCGTGGCCGCCGTCGACGACGAGGACCGGCTGGCGTCCTTCTCCGCCACGGGCCCGCGCCACGGCGACTACGCCCTGAAGCCGGACATCGCCGCACCCGGCGTCGACATCCTGGCGGCGAAGGCCGGCGGCACCGCCGCGAGCGGCTACTACCAGGCGATGAGCGGCACGTCGATGGCGACTCCGCACGTCGCCGGCGCGGCTGCCGTCCTGGCGCGGCAGCACCCGGACTGGACCGGCAGTCGACTCAAGGACGCGCTGATGAGCACGTCCGCGCCGCTGACCGGGACCACCGCCGCCCGGTCGGCGCCTGCCGGGTCGACCTGA
- a CDS encoding phosphoglycerate dehydrogenase-like enzyme: MSGADDGPAGAPATAGRILLPYPPDRIGGLPHVPVVVWDGHGEAPSQQVLDTVEFFVIPYTPAAAALPLLPRMPRLRAVQSLSAGVDDLLPAVPAGVALCNARGVHDTSTAELAVTLVLASLRGVPGFVRAQDAGVWRGGPSASLADRTVLVVGYGSIGAAVEERLVPFECELLRVARSARTAARGPVHALESLPELLQAADVVVLTVPLTEHTRGLVDTRFLAAMRDGALLVNVARGAVVDTDALLAELQRGRLGAALDVTDPEPLPHDHPLWRAPNTLISPHVGGNSAAFLPRAMRLIRAQVGRFLAGEPLENVVAGPGA; the protein is encoded by the coding sequence ATGAGCGGTGCGGACGACGGGCCCGCCGGGGCGCCAGCGACGGCCGGCCGGATCCTGCTGCCGTACCCGCCCGACCGGATCGGCGGTCTGCCGCACGTGCCGGTCGTGGTGTGGGACGGCCACGGTGAGGCGCCGTCGCAGCAGGTCCTGGACACGGTGGAGTTCTTCGTCATCCCCTACACCCCCGCGGCGGCCGCGCTCCCGCTGCTGCCCCGGATGCCGCGGCTGCGGGCCGTGCAGAGCCTCTCGGCGGGAGTCGACGACCTGCTGCCCGCGGTGCCGGCGGGGGTGGCGCTGTGCAACGCCAGAGGGGTCCATGACACGAGCACCGCCGAGCTCGCGGTCACCCTGGTCCTGGCGTCGCTGCGCGGTGTGCCGGGGTTCGTTCGGGCGCAGGATGCCGGCGTCTGGCGGGGCGGGCCGTCCGCGTCGCTTGCCGACCGCACGGTCCTCGTGGTCGGGTACGGTTCGATCGGTGCGGCCGTCGAGGAGCGCCTCGTGCCGTTCGAGTGCGAGCTGCTGCGGGTTGCCCGCAGTGCCCGGACAGCCGCCCGCGGGCCGGTACACGCCCTGGAGAGCCTTCCGGAGCTGCTGCAGGCCGCCGACGTCGTGGTGCTGACCGTTCCGCTGACGGAACACACCCGCGGACTGGTCGACACGCGTTTCCTGGCCGCGATGCGGGACGGCGCGCTCCTGGTCAACGTGGCGCGGGGCGCGGTGGTGGACACGGATGCGCTCCTCGCCGAGTTGCAGCGCGGCCGGCTGGGCGCCGCCCTGGACGTCACCGACCCGGAGCCGCTGCCCCACGACCACCCGCTCTGGCGAGCGCCCAACACGCTGATCAGCCCGCACGTCGGCGGCAACAGCGCGGCGTTCCTGCCGCGCGCCATGCGGCTGATCCGTGCCCAGGTCGGACGCTTCCTCGCAGGCGAGCCCCTCGAGAACGTGGTCGCGGGCCCCGGCGCCTGA
- a CDS encoding kynurenine formamidase, which yields MAVQSLAEFRRLYARLQARAVEAVEAAGTTGAAVTRDVGPAGVRGALAAITPDTVRHAAAEVRSGLTVSLSSPIETAAAPDNPHPAGHRLTSRPESEAADTGLHFATDHFAMNVHGDADSHLDALCHVVWDGTLYGGVPADTVTADGATALTVGLARNGIVGRGVLLDIPRLRGVPWLEPGDHVTADDLLAAEAAQHVRVGTGDILLVRVGHRRRRVEAGPWDAARSRAGLHPSAMEFLAERRVCALGSDGNNDTAPSATEGVAFPVHVLGVHALGLHLMDYLQFEELVPLCEQEGRWSFLCVVAPLRLPAATGSPVNPIAVL from the coding sequence GTGGCCGTACAGAGCCTCGCCGAGTTCCGTCGCCTGTACGCGCGCCTGCAGGCACGGGCGGTGGAGGCCGTGGAGGCGGCCGGCACGACCGGGGCGGCGGTGACGCGCGACGTCGGACCGGCGGGCGTGCGCGGGGCTCTGGCGGCCATCACGCCGGACACCGTCCGGCACGCGGCGGCGGAGGTCCGTTCGGGACTGACCGTGTCGCTGTCCTCCCCGATCGAGACCGCCGCCGCACCCGACAACCCGCACCCGGCCGGCCACCGGCTCACCAGCCGGCCCGAGAGCGAGGCGGCGGACACCGGACTGCACTTCGCCACCGACCACTTCGCCATGAACGTGCACGGCGACGCCGACAGCCACCTCGACGCGCTGTGCCACGTCGTCTGGGACGGCACCCTGTACGGCGGCGTCCCGGCCGACACGGTCACCGCGGACGGCGCCACCGCGCTCACCGTCGGGCTGGCCCGCAACGGCATCGTCGGCCGCGGTGTCCTGCTCGACATTCCGCGGCTGCGCGGCGTGCCGTGGCTGGAGCCCGGTGACCACGTCACCGCCGACGACCTGCTCGCCGCCGAGGCCGCGCAGCACGTCCGGGTCGGCACCGGGGACATCCTGCTCGTCCGGGTCGGCCACCGCCGCAGGCGCGTCGAGGCGGGGCCCTGGGACGCCGCGCGCAGCCGGGCCGGCCTGCACCCGTCGGCGATGGAGTTCCTGGCCGAGCGGCGGGTCTGTGCGCTCGGCAGCGACGGCAACAACGACACCGCCCCCAGCGCCACCGAGGGTGTGGCCTTCCCGGTGCACGTCCTCGGGGTCCACGCCCTCGGGCTGCACCTCATGGACTACCTGCAGTTCGAGGAGCTGGTACCGCTCTGTGAGCAGGAGGGCCGCTGGTCCTTCCTGTGCGTGGTCGCACCCCTGCGGCTGCCCGCGGCCACCGGCTCGCCGGTCAACCCGATCGCCGTCCTCTGA
- a CDS encoding sodium/proton antiporter (CPA1 family) produces the protein MTDEEILLGIALTVALATGSQVLANKLRVPALIVLLPVGFTAGALTDVIHPARLVGPDFPALVSLSVAVILYDAGLGLNLRNLTGRTRAIVGRLLVIGILVTFFTVSGIGPALFGIPLRVAAMIGVILVVSGPTVVGPLMEFVRPTDKVRRILIWEGTLTDPIGGILGAVVFHAVATTGRIDIGRGYQIGQFLISMGVGLAGGAVGTGILWLALRKLRLGETLGTLAQLATVVVVSAGCDIARDDTGLIAAIVTGLAVANLPGLDMPARRPFLETLVQLIIGLLFISISSAVPPSSVVPVLVPSLILIAVLVLLVRPFVAWAAAHGSGLTTGEWGFIGWMAPRGIVAASTASAFAATLVEKGLPGASKILPITFLVIVGTVLVYALTARPVARRLGVVRPSRTRPLLVGGDPWVVGLGRALGSAGLDVLMWAGLDEERERIRAAGLELAHGEMLATATNPRARLEGVTAVFLLTDDDDFNALASVVVKDNVQGPVYRVGPPQDSHGVVGPYTGGDILFGRDLVRHRLADRYAQGDRFHVQPASRPIPPDHVILFVVRTDGKLDPVTESRPATLSPDDTAVLLGPA, from the coding sequence GTGACCGACGAAGAGATCCTGCTGGGTATCGCCCTGACCGTCGCCCTCGCCACCGGTTCGCAGGTCCTGGCGAACAAGCTGCGCGTCCCCGCCCTGATCGTGCTGCTGCCGGTCGGGTTCACCGCGGGCGCCCTGACCGACGTCATCCATCCCGCACGGCTCGTCGGGCCGGACTTTCCCGCGCTGGTGTCGCTGTCCGTCGCGGTGATCCTCTACGACGCCGGCCTCGGACTGAACCTGCGCAATCTCACCGGCCGCACCCGGGCGATCGTCGGACGGCTGCTGGTCATCGGCATCCTGGTCACGTTCTTCACCGTGTCGGGCATCGGCCCGGCGCTGTTCGGCATCCCACTGCGGGTGGCGGCGATGATCGGCGTGATCCTCGTCGTGTCGGGCCCGACCGTCGTGGGGCCGCTGATGGAGTTCGTGCGGCCGACCGACAAGGTGCGGCGCATCCTGATCTGGGAAGGAACGCTGACCGACCCGATCGGCGGCATCCTCGGGGCCGTCGTCTTCCACGCCGTGGCGACCACGGGGCGGATCGACATCGGCCGGGGCTACCAGATCGGACAGTTCCTCATCAGCATGGGTGTCGGTCTCGCCGGCGGAGCCGTCGGCACCGGCATCCTCTGGCTGGCGCTGCGCAAGCTGCGGCTCGGCGAGACGCTCGGCACGCTGGCGCAGCTGGCGACGGTGGTCGTCGTCTCCGCCGGCTGCGACATCGCCCGGGACGACACCGGCCTCATCGCGGCGATCGTCACGGGGCTCGCCGTCGCCAACCTGCCGGGCCTGGACATGCCGGCCCGCCGGCCCTTCCTCGAAACACTCGTTCAGCTGATCATCGGCCTGCTGTTCATCTCCATCTCCTCCGCCGTCCCCCCTTCGTCGGTGGTGCCCGTGCTGGTGCCCTCGCTGATCCTGATCGCGGTCCTCGTCCTCCTCGTCCGGCCGTTCGTCGCGTGGGCGGCCGCCCACGGCTCGGGACTCACCACGGGCGAGTGGGGCTTCATCGGGTGGATGGCGCCGCGCGGCATCGTGGCCGCCTCGACCGCGTCCGCCTTCGCCGCCACCCTCGTCGAGAAGGGCCTGCCCGGCGCTTCCAAGATCCTCCCGATCACCTTCCTCGTGATCGTGGGCACGGTCCTGGTCTACGCGCTGACGGCCCGGCCGGTGGCCCGGCGCCTCGGCGTCGTCCGGCCGAGCAGGACCCGGCCGCTCCTGGTCGGCGGCGACCCGTGGGTGGTCGGCCTGGGCCGGGCCCTGGGGTCGGCGGGCCTCGACGTGCTGATGTGGGCGGGCCTGGACGAGGAACGCGAACGGATCAGGGCGGCCGGCCTCGAACTCGCGCACGGGGAGATGCTGGCGACGGCGACCAACCCGCGGGCACGTCTGGAGGGCGTCACCGCGGTGTTCCTGCTCACCGACGACGACGACTTCAACGCGCTCGCCTCGGTCGTCGTCAAGGACAACGTCCAGGGGCCGGTCTACCGGGTGGGGCCGCCGCAGGACAGCCACGGCGTGGTCGGCCCGTACACGGGCGGCGACATCCTCTTCGGCCGCGACCTCGTCCGGCACCGTCTGGCGGACCGCTACGCGCAGGGTGACCGCTTCCACGTGCAGCCGGCCTCCCGTCCGATCCCGCCGGACCACGTCATCCTGTTCGTCGTCCGCACCGACGGCAAACTGGACCCGGTGACCGAGTCGCGGCCCGCCACCCTGTCGCCGGACGACACCGCCGTGCTGCTGGGCCCCGCATGA